A window of Ignisphaera sp. contains these coding sequences:
- a CDS encoding ATP/GTP-binding protein: MYFVYVMGPAGSGKSYLTQALYNWLQDHGLDTVTVNLDPAVSWLPYEPDVDIRDYITVEEVMKRYNLGPNGGLVATIDLSIEFIDRIVDEIEGLKPNYVIIDTPGQMEVFAFRSSGPTIISALTEGNKAVVLFLIESLQAVKPSIFLSILILSLAALFSHKLPQLLVVTKSDLVSEELLKKVKQWIEEPALIGRNIMKNDSVYLQLYGDAIDIIENVVNRFIQDIVYTSAVTGEGMDELYGAIQRVVAGGEDFYTEEYSQVL; encoded by the coding sequence ATGTACTTTGTATATGTGATGGGGCCTGCAGGCTCTGGAAAAAGTTATCTAACTCAAGCTCTTTATAACTGGCTACAGGATCATGGACTAGACACTGTAACGGTAAATCTAGATCCAGCAGTATCCTGGCTACCATATGAGCCTGATGTGGATATTCGTGACTATATAACTGTTGAAGAAGTTATGAAAAGATACAATCTAGGACCTAATGGAGGTCTTGTGGCTACAATAGATCTATCGATAGAGTTTATAGATAGGATTGTTGACGAGATTGAGGGTCTAAAGCCTAACTACGTTATTATTGATACTCCAGGCCAGATGGAGGTTTTTGCATTCAGATCCTCTGGCCCAACCATAATATCTGCACTTACTGAAGGTAATAAAGCTGTTGTTCTATTTCTTATAGAATCGCTACAAGCAGTAAAACCATCGATATTTCTATCAATTCTTATACTATCTCTAGCAGCATTATTCTCTCACAAATTACCTCAACTCTTGGTTGTAACAAAATCAGATCTAGTTTCTGAGGAACTTCTCAAAAAAGTTAAGCAATGGATTGAGGAGCCGGCATTGATTGGTAGGAATATTATGAAGAATGACTCTGTTTACCTTCAACTATATGGTGATGCTATAGACATAATCGAGAATGTTGTGAATAGATTCATACAAGACATTGTGTATACCTCTGCTGTTACTGGCGAAGGTATGGATGAACTTTATGGAGCCATACAAAGAGTTGTTGCAGGTGGTGAAGATTTTTATACTGAGGAGTATAGTCAAGTTCTTTAG
- a CDS encoding 30S ribosomal protein S8e yields MGVYQGKDFKKVSGGERRPHRDIRKYELGGYPTETLLSSRDIRIADRCRGGNTKVRLKYVAYANVFDPTSKTYKRTRILSVIETPSNRDFARRGIIVKGAIIQTELGKAQVISRPGQDGVINAILLK; encoded by the coding sequence ATGGGTGTATATCAAGGTAAAGATTTTAAAAAAGTAAGTGGAGGTGAACGAAGACCCCATAGAGATATACGTAAGTATGAACTTGGTGGTTATCCGACAGAAACCCTTCTCTCATCTAGAGATATAAGGATTGCAGATAGATGTAGAGGTGGGAATACAAAGGTAAGGTTGAAGTACGTAGCTTACGCTAATGTGTTCGACCCCACATCAAAAACCTACAAGAGGACCAGAATTCTTAGCGTTATCGAGACACCATCCAATAGAGATTTCGCTAGAAGAGGTATAATAGTTAAAGGCGCTATAATCCAAACAGAACTTGGTAAAGCACAAGTTATATCAAGACCTGGTCAAGATGGTGTAATAAACGCAATACTTTTGAAGTAA
- a CDS encoding TFIIB-type zinc ribbon-containing protein, with translation MIQLCDNVIRDYERGALICEDTGEIIDEDSIDQSPEWRAFTHDEWRRRAHTGLISQAVHDVGLTTDIDTKEISNTIYNYRKTAQMLRLRYLNKKIRVNRNERKIVEALTNLNHICALLEIPEQVKETAAIILKKIFYSIQPKRDDIKTLAVISLVIASRKHRLPLRAKQLLQEFDIDEDKYWKLLSEVYMKTEVNGFKSYSDPRIFVPSVISNLKLSQKVHILSSKIIEMLKNYGLTEGKDPAGIAAATVYISSIVLDEKKTQKEVAKAANVTEVTIRNRYRDIMDKIVITVYV, from the coding sequence ATGATCCAGTTATGCGATAACGTCATTAGAGATTATGAGAGAGGCGCATTAATATGTGAAGATACTGGAGAAATTATAGATGAAGATAGCATAGATCAATCACCTGAATGGCGTGCTTTTACACATGATGAATGGAGAAGAAGAGCCCATACAGGCCTTATATCTCAAGCAGTTCATGATGTAGGTTTAACAACAGATATCGATACCAAAGAAATAAGCAACACCATATATAACTATAGAAAGACTGCACAAATGTTAAGACTTAGATATCTTAACAAAAAGATCCGCGTTAATAGAAATGAAAGAAAAATAGTTGAAGCACTGACAAATTTAAACCATATATGTGCACTTCTAGAAATACCTGAGCAAGTTAAAGAAACTGCAGCAATTATACTCAAGAAGATATTCTACTCAATTCAACCAAAAAGAGATGATATAAAGACTCTAGCAGTTATATCTTTAGTAATAGCATCAAGAAAGCATCGGTTACCTCTAAGAGCTAAACAGCTTCTACAAGAATTTGATATTGATGAAGATAAGTACTGGAAACTTCTATCAGAAGTCTACATGAAAACAGAAGTGAACGGCTTCAAATCGTATTCTGATCCTAGAATATTTGTACCATCTGTAATTTCGAACCTAAAGCTCAGCCAAAAAGTGCACATACTATCCTCTAAAATTATAGAAATGCTAAAGAACTATGGACTTACTGAGGGAAAGGATCCAGCGGGAATAGCTGCAGCAACAGTATATATATCATCCATAGTCTTAGATGAAAAGAAAACACAGAAAGAGGTAGCTAAAGCTGCTAATGTAACAGAAGTGACTATAAGGAATAGGTATAGAGATATAATGGATAAAATCGTTATAACAGTATACGTATAG
- a CDS encoding chromate transporter, whose amino-acid sequence MGMELIELFLTFLKIGFVMFGGGYAMIPILRYEVVVRHQWISEQELIDIIAVAESTPGPIAVNSATYVGYKVGGFLGAFLATIAIVLPAFMVMLAIAVVIMKFYNNYLVKGILNGIRGAVLGLILSAVLMVVKGIVKGAAIGNSLATFFIAIAVFICVTFLDIDPVILIGASALIGLVLALLKVW is encoded by the coding sequence ATGGGTATGGAATTAATCGAGCTATTTCTAACATTCTTGAAAATAGGTTTCGTCATGTTTGGCGGTGGCTACGCTATGATACCTATACTTAGATACGAAGTTGTTGTAAGACATCAATGGATTTCTGAGCAAGAGCTCATAGACATAATAGCTGTAGCTGAATCCACTCCTGGACCTATAGCAGTAAATTCTGCTACATATGTGGGGTATAAGGTTGGTGGCTTCTTAGGCGCTTTTTTAGCAACTATAGCTATCGTTTTACCTGCTTTCATGGTTATGCTAGCTATTGCTGTAGTCATCATGAAATTCTATAATAATTATCTCGTTAAAGGCATTCTTAACGGTATTAGAGGTGCTGTACTGGGGCTCATTCTATCAGCCGTGTTAATGGTTGTGAAGGGTATTGTTAAAGGCGCAGCTATAGGCAATAGTTTGGCAACTTTCTTTATAGCTATAGCTGTATTCATATGCGTAACATTCTTAGACATAGATCCAGTTATACTTATAGGTGCTTCAGCACTAATAGGACTTGTTCTTGCTCTCCTTAAAGTATGGTAG
- a CDS encoding signal recognition particle subunit SRP19/SEC65 family protein, with translation MDIVKNHIIWLPYLDCSLKRKYGRRVPSNMCVDNPKPDEVLEVCKKLGLECSYIEKKYPRVWFRSTGFVLVKTNIKKNYIVKNIARELKLLRTNYK, from the coding sequence ATGGATATAGTTAAGAACCATATCATATGGCTCCCATATCTTGATTGTTCGCTCAAGAGAAAGTATGGACGTAGAGTTCCTTCAAATATGTGTGTAGATAATCCTAAACCCGATGAAGTTCTAGAAGTATGCAAGAAGCTAGGGTTAGAGTGTAGTTATATCGAGAAAAAGTATCCTCGAGTATGGTTCAGAAGTACAGGGTTTGTGCTCGTTAAGACAAATATCAAGAAGAATTACATTGTGAAAAATATAGCAAGAGAACTTAAGCTGCTTAGAACTAACTACAAGTAA
- a CDS encoding DUF362 domain-containing protein, giving the protein MSVAIVKNNDSYRGVLSALNLIANEIDKTLDNRKNILVKPNFVSIFNPLSTTPRETVEAIIDFIYNRYNVSEIVIAESPAIGSFNQAIEFLGYKELAKRYTSIEFLDLDDYEQEIITLEDEYHNLFEVSVSKILMDNRFFKISACRAKTHDTVIVTLSIKNVVMGSIKRGYKSRMHRGYFSINYNIAKLATRLMPDLGIVDGVVAMEGDGPVNGEKKCWGVVFASTNPVNLDVATTYAMGFNPSDVGYLFFLSRWGYGEVDIKRIKILGENIDTIRSPFKPHRSYKEQLIWKAYKDLKF; this is encoded by the coding sequence GTGTCTGTCGCAATAGTTAAGAACAACGATAGCTACAGAGGTGTGCTTTCTGCTCTAAATCTTATAGCTAATGAAATCGATAAAACTTTAGATAACAGAAAAAATATTTTAGTGAAACCAAACTTTGTATCTATCTTCAATCCGCTAAGTACTACACCTAGAGAAACTGTTGAAGCAATCATAGACTTTATCTACAACAGATACAATGTATCTGAGATAGTTATAGCTGAATCGCCCGCCATAGGATCTTTTAACCAGGCTATTGAGTTTCTAGGTTATAAGGAGCTGGCTAAAAGGTATACATCTATTGAGTTTTTAGATCTTGATGACTATGAGCAAGAGATCATAACGCTTGAAGACGAATATCATAATCTATTTGAGGTTTCAGTATCTAAGATACTTATGGATAATCGATTCTTCAAAATCTCAGCCTGTAGAGCTAAAACACACGATACAGTTATAGTAACGTTGAGTATAAAGAACGTGGTCATGGGATCAATTAAGCGTGGATATAAATCAAGAATGCATAGAGGCTACTTCTCGATAAACTACAACATAGCGAAGCTAGCAACGAGGCTAATGCCAGATTTAGGTATAGTAGATGGTGTTGTGGCTATGGAGGGTGACGGACCTGTTAATGGTGAAAAGAAGTGCTGGGGGGTAGTATTTGCATCAACTAATCCGGTTAATCTAGATGTTGCTACTACCTATGCTATGGGGTTCAATCCTAGTGATGTTGGTTACCTCTTCTTTTTATCCAGATGGGGTTACGGTGAAGTAGATATAAAGCGTATAAAGATCTTGGGAGAAAACATAGATACCATTAGATCTCCCTTTAAACCACATAGATCATACAAAGAACAACTCATATGGAAAGCGTATAAAGATCTCAAGTTCTAG
- the prs gene encoding ribose-phosphate diphosphokinase → MCLSGVPKSMIKSLESECGYAVYVPQRKLFPDGEQYLRIELRGASNSVVVTQSLYPEQDRKIVELYLALEALQGLNVRVDTVVLPYAAYTRQDKRFLFGEPISTKALYNALKIFGVTRIVTVDVHSSRPFNDMGYTHIDLLPHSYMISRSNMEIDMVLAPDKGAFHRALDVAKQLGVEYDYLDKYRDRITGEITIDTKTLDVAGRDIAIVDDIISTGKTLAKATEALYRAGASNVYAVVSHAFISRETIDILSKAGLKSLVIANTIELSIDLPSWIKVIDITPIICRALKSG, encoded by the coding sequence GTGTGTCTAAGTGGCGTACCTAAGTCTATGATTAAGAGTCTTGAAAGTGAGTGTGGATACGCTGTCTATGTACCTCAGAGAAAGCTTTTTCCTGATGGTGAACAGTATTTAAGGATTGAACTTAGGGGTGCTAGCAATAGTGTTGTAGTTACTCAATCTCTTTATCCTGAACAAGATAGGAAGATAGTAGAGCTATATCTTGCGTTAGAAGCTCTTCAAGGTCTAAATGTACGTGTTGATACTGTTGTACTACCTTATGCAGCGTATACTAGACAGGATAAGAGATTCCTTTTTGGAGAACCTATAAGCACTAAGGCTCTCTATAATGCATTGAAAATTTTTGGAGTTACAAGAATAGTTACTGTTGATGTACATTCGTCTAGACCTTTCAATGATATGGGGTATACACATATCGATTTACTTCCGCATAGCTACATGATCTCTAGATCCAATATGGAGATAGACATGGTTTTAGCACCAGATAAAGGTGCTTTTCACAGAGCTCTAGATGTAGCTAAACAACTAGGTGTTGAATATGATTATTTAGATAAGTATAGAGATAGAATAACAGGTGAGATAACCATAGACACCAAAACTCTAGATGTTGCTGGTAGAGATATAGCAATAGTTGATGATATTATCAGTACAGGTAAGACTTTAGCGAAAGCTACCGAAGCTCTATATAGAGCTGGCGCTAGTAATGTCTATGCTGTTGTATCACATGCGTTTATATCAAGAGAAACAATAGATATACTTTCTAAAGCTGGTTTAAAGAGCTTGGTTATAGCTAACACAATTGAGTTATCCATCGATCTACCAAGCTGGATTAAGGTAATAGATATTACACCCATAATATGTAGAGCATTAAAAAGTGGCTAG
- a CDS encoding inositol monophosphatase family protein, whose protein sequence is MNIDRIEYSVISCVNKAKSILVLEEPSDRVVGVNPWGDLSKEFDIRIEEALVSCLKDELRDIVIVGEERGIQSYGERKLIAMIDPVDGSRNYEADIPWSAISIAIANGKKDSPKLGDVFFALLAEISRNRIYIYREGIVKAIGTDIKRRRDPKNIVLGYFDSYESFKALELYIKNCEGFKVLRILGSAALDIVSVALGNAEVFIDIRGHKLRNIDVVAALRIALALGAKAYIPGYRDPLELPLDTTVKIDCIVGFNDTYLRKVLKILEKIGFLERAS, encoded by the coding sequence TTGAATATAGATAGAATTGAATATAGTGTTATCTCGTGTGTAAATAAAGCAAAATCTATACTGGTTTTAGAAGAACCATCTGATAGAGTTGTAGGAGTCAATCCTTGGGGTGATCTCTCAAAAGAGTTCGATATAAGGATAGAAGAAGCACTAGTTTCTTGTCTTAAAGATGAACTCAGAGATATAGTCATAGTTGGTGAAGAAAGGGGCATTCAATCATATGGTGAAAGAAAACTAATTGCAATGATAGATCCTGTCGATGGTAGTAGGAATTACGAGGCCGATATACCTTGGTCAGCTATATCGATAGCTATAGCTAACGGCAAAAAAGATTCTCCTAAGTTAGGTGATGTATTTTTTGCATTATTAGCGGAAATATCTAGAAATAGGATCTACATATATAGAGAAGGTATTGTTAAGGCGATAGGTACAGATATTAAGAGAAGAAGGGATCCAAAGAATATAGTTTTAGGTTATTTCGATTCCTATGAATCTTTTAAAGCTCTAGAACTGTATATAAAGAATTGCGAAGGATTCAAAGTTTTGAGGATTTTAGGAAGTGCTGCACTAGATATAGTTAGCGTAGCATTAGGTAACGCCGAGGTCTTTATCGATATAAGGGGACATAAGCTTAGGAATATTGATGTAGTTGCAGCATTAAGGATAGCTCTAGCTCTAGGAGCTAAAGCATATATACCTGGCTATAGAGACCCACTAGAGCTTCCTCTTGATACTACTGTTAAGATCGACTGTATAGTGGGTTTCAATGATACGTATCTGAGGAAGGTGTTAAAGATTCTAGAGAAAATTGGTTTTCTAGAGAGAGCTTCTTAA
- a CDS encoding HAD family hydrolase: MLMAVSFDVWNTLLNIEAVYRKLAEIIAEIISKDPLTIERIIYDKYIKVKKSRLNNNTIEVHKFVISSRNLLAKALDIDYDQLVEAIDLAFSSIIEAPYMSSEVSKILYSDVIPTLNSLKAIDIMMGVIGNNVLWESMYTRRVLKVLGLDKYFKTQVYSDEVGVFKPDRRIFFEFCRRIGVDVSKVIHVGDSVAEDVGGALSAGMKAMYVDRSRKERSVIVELGLFLANSLENVMEALQRLG; the protein is encoded by the coding sequence ATGCTGATGGCTGTAAGTTTTGATGTATGGAATACTTTATTGAATATAGAGGCTGTCTACAGAAAGTTAGCGGAAATCATAGCAGAGATTATTAGTAAAGACCCGTTAACTATAGAGAGAATAATCTACGATAAATACATAAAAGTAAAGAAATCTAGACTCAACAATAACACAATAGAGGTACATAAGTTCGTTATCTCATCAAGAAATCTACTCGCTAAAGCATTGGATATAGATTATGACCAGTTGGTTGAGGCTATAGATTTAGCATTCTCTTCTATAATTGAGGCTCCATACATGTCTTCAGAAGTTTCTAAGATTTTATATAGCGACGTTATACCTACATTGAATTCGCTTAAAGCGATAGATATTATGATGGGTGTTATAGGAAATAACGTGCTTTGGGAAAGCATGTATACAAGAAGAGTACTTAAAGTGCTAGGGTTAGACAAATACTTTAAAACTCAAGTGTATTCTGATGAAGTTGGTGTATTTAAACCCGATAGAAGGATATTTTTTGAATTCTGTAGAAGGATTGGTGTAGATGTGTCTAAGGTTATCCATGTAGGTGATAGTGTAGCTGAAGATGTTGGGGGAGCATTATCTGCAGGTATGAAGGCTATGTATGTAGATAGATCTAGAAAGGAGAGAAGCGTGATTGTTGAGCTGGGTCTATTCTTGGCCAATAGTTTAGAAAATGTTATGGAAGCTCTACAGAGGTTGGGGTGA
- a CDS encoding aldo/keto reductase, with amino-acid sequence MEYTTLGRTNEKISRIGLGAWQFSEAWGVIEYNKAKAVIAKAIEFGINFFDTAMVYGQGLSENILGKALKELGVKRDEVIITTKIPGEYLSPTDIFKSVDKSLKNLGFEYVDGLLVHWPPCWINIPTRVYARALEKLIDLGRIRYLGLSNFPIELVESFRNNLSKYDIHIIQVRYNIIERWVEEEIIPYAEKNNITVQAWSPIAKGALTGKYTPENLPSFKDVRSREAIFHPRNFERVWKVVQVLREVGQRYNKTPVQITLNWLITSSSVVVPIPGAKDPQQVVDLIGSIGWRMKYDDWLKIKLASEAIDIEYSVFYQEY; translated from the coding sequence ATGGAGTACACAACACTAGGTAGAACTAATGAGAAAATCTCGCGTATAGGTCTAGGTGCATGGCAATTTAGCGAAGCTTGGGGTGTTATAGAATACAATAAAGCTAAAGCTGTTATAGCTAAAGCAATAGAATTTGGCATAAACTTCTTTGATACGGCTATGGTCTATGGTCAAGGTTTGAGCGAGAATATTTTAGGTAAGGCGTTAAAGGAGTTAGGAGTTAAAAGAGACGAAGTAATAATAACTACGAAGATACCTGGCGAATATCTGAGTCCTACAGATATATTTAAATCTGTCGATAAATCATTGAAGAACCTAGGTTTCGAATATGTAGATGGGTTATTGGTTCATTGGCCTCCATGCTGGATTAACATTCCAACAAGAGTATATGCGAGAGCTCTAGAAAAACTTATTGATCTTGGAAGGATTAGGTATCTAGGCTTAAGCAACTTTCCTATAGAACTTGTTGAGAGTTTTAGAAATAATCTATCCAAATACGATATACATATAATTCAAGTGAGATACAATATAATTGAGAGATGGGTTGAAGAAGAGATAATACCTTACGCTGAAAAGAATAATATAACGGTTCAAGCTTGGAGTCCTATAGCTAAAGGAGCTTTAACAGGAAAATACACGCCAGAAAATCTGCCTAGCTTTAAAGATGTGAGATCTAGAGAAGCTATATTTCATCCAAGGAATTTTGAAAGAGTGTGGAAAGTGGTTCAAGTGTTAAGAGAAGTAGGTCAACGATACAATAAGACACCTGTTCAGATAACATTGAATTGGCTAATCACATCAAGTAGTGTGGTAGTGCCTATACCCGGTGCAAAAGATCCTCAACAAGTGGTAGATCTCATTGGTTCGATTGGATGGAGAATGAAATACGATGATTGGTTAAAAATAAAGTTAGCTAGTGAAGCAATTGATATAGAGTATTCCGTATTCTATCAAGAATATTGA
- a CDS encoding TFIIB-type zinc ribbon-containing protein: MLCPFCSSTELIYDFDHGYIVCTVCGSIADTIFTEFYEDYPNEIKHEVPGLPNVRKGLEKKRNRVREIRITKMYMDVKIYEKYAKRARKNVYVDFETAIKREKGELYSGRIYRHKADGKITEILDSDPLVKHILDNIINKDPILSSRTPRGKIALALILKHIIEGHEIDLDDICRKTSLSSVHVKRLINLLKERISISTMLISPTNVSKREIMNIQEGLVYGEV, translated from the coding sequence ATGTTGTGTCCTTTTTGTAGCTCTACAGAATTGATATACGATTTCGATCATGGATACATTGTGTGTACGGTATGCGGTAGTATAGCGGATACAATATTTACCGAATTCTATGAAGATTATCCAAATGAAATAAAACACGAAGTGCCCGGTTTACCGAACGTCAGAAAAGGGCTTGAGAAAAAGAGAAACAGGGTAAGAGAGATAAGAATAACGAAAATGTACATGGACGTTAAAATATACGAAAAATATGCAAAAAGAGCTAGAAAGAATGTATACGTAGATTTTGAAACAGCGATAAAGCGTGAGAAAGGGGAATTGTATTCAGGGAGGATATACCGTCACAAAGCAGACGGAAAAATTACAGAGATTCTTGATTCGGATCCGCTTGTTAAACATATACTGGATAATATAATCAATAAAGATCCTATACTTTCGTCAAGAACGCCGAGAGGTAAAATTGCTCTTGCACTAATATTAAAACATATTATCGAAGGACATGAAATTGACTTAGATGATATATGTAGAAAAACGTCATTGAGTTCTGTACACGTGAAAAGATTAATCAATTTATTGAAGGAGAGAATTAGTATTTCAACAATGCTTATTTCACCTACTAACGTATCTAAAAGAGAGATAATGAACATACAGGAAGGATTAGTTTATGGTGAAGTTTAG
- a CDS encoding RsmD family RNA methyltransferase — translation MARVYIARLSHENFSLAYSEFNSIMIAEGIEHKVEFKLDEFVLFRSSTIGIDVLLKRAALIIELGKLVDIVEYDDKDLLIKLMKDSIDRDEICIAIDSVRGFGKNIAEELIKIVPPKNICTRRKIDEGFRVLKLSLVANVAFIYWLIYRRRQKMYIDREPQHRPCYRPGTMKPLLAKTFVNLSRVSILRRETVLDPFCGVGGFAIEACLMGLEAICSDIDEHMVRGAQVNIARYGCCESVDVIQMDAALEAIANLRVDGIATDPPYNIQSAPRGAKSLTDLLISFIDEASNVLRNGRYMVFATPIHIGRSIENALSESGFKIIEKHLDMVHGSLTRAIYVVKKI, via the coding sequence GTGGCTAGAGTGTATATCGCTAGACTTTCACATGAAAACTTTTCTCTTGCTTACTCAGAGTTTAACTCGATAATGATTGCCGAAGGTATAGAACACAAAGTAGAGTTCAAACTAGATGAATTCGTACTCTTTAGATCTAGCACTATAGGTATCGATGTTCTTCTCAAGAGAGCTGCTCTAATTATAGAGCTAGGCAAACTCGTAGATATTGTGGAGTACGATGATAAGGATCTATTGATTAAGTTAATGAAGGACTCCATAGATAGAGATGAGATATGTATAGCTATAGATTCTGTTAGAGGATTTGGTAAAAATATTGCTGAAGAATTGATAAAGATTGTACCTCCTAAGAATATATGTACACGTAGAAAAATCGATGAAGGTTTTAGAGTATTAAAACTATCGCTAGTAGCTAATGTAGCTTTCATCTACTGGCTGATATATAGAAGGAGACAGAAGATGTATATAGATAGAGAGCCGCAGCATCGCCCATGCTATAGACCAGGAACAATGAAGCCCTTACTTGCGAAGACATTTGTGAATTTATCTAGAGTCAGCATACTGCGTAGAGAAACTGTTCTAGATCCTTTCTGTGGTGTAGGTGGTTTTGCTATAGAAGCTTGTTTAATGGGTCTAGAGGCTATATGTAGTGATATAGATGAACATATGGTTAGAGGAGCACAAGTAAATATAGCTAGGTACGGATGTTGTGAATCAGTTGATGTGATTCAAATGGATGCTGCTCTCGAGGCTATAGCCAATCTTAGAGTTGATGGAATTGCTACAGATCCTCCATACAATATCCAGAGTGCTCCACGAGGAGCAAAATCACTTACAGATTTACTGATATCATTTATAGATGAGGCATCAAATGTACTTAGAAACGGAAGGTATATGGTTTTCGCTACACCTATACATATAGGTAGATCGATAGAGAACGCTCTATCTGAATCTGGATTCAAGATAATTGAGAAACATCTAGATATGGTTCACGGATCACTAACTAGAGCTATATATGTGGTGAAGAAGATTTGA
- a CDS encoding RpiB/LacA/LacB family sugar-phosphate isomerase, protein MISFNKKVAIGSDDLYPIADFVVEYLRSKGFEITPIGSIKTRKPEPWPLVGYEVGKLVASGEVSWGIVICYTGTGVSIAANKVKGVRAALCGDPETARGARLWNDANVLALSGRLTTSYLAKEILDAWLSVEKPDESELKNIEMLMKMDIERM, encoded by the coding sequence ATGATTTCCTTCAACAAAAAAGTGGCCATAGGTTCAGACGATCTATATCCTATTGCGGACTTTGTAGTTGAATATCTGAGGAGCAAGGGGTTTGAGATTACGCCTATCGGATCTATTAAGACACGTAAACCAGAGCCCTGGCCTTTAGTGGGTTACGAAGTTGGTAAACTTGTTGCTTCTGGTGAAGTTTCTTGGGGTATCGTTATATGTTATACAGGTACTGGTGTATCGATAGCTGCTAATAAGGTTAAAGGTGTAAGAGCTGCTCTATGTGGAGATCCTGAGACAGCTAGAGGTGCAAGACTATGGAATGATGCTAACGTTCTAGCGTTAAGCGGTAGACTAACAACGAGCTATCTAGCTAAAGAGATACTTGATGCTTGGTTATCTGTAGAAAAACCTGATGAAAGTGAGCTCAAGAATATAGAGATGCTGATGAAGATGGATATAGAAAGGATGTAG